A region from the Lentisphaera profundi genome encodes:
- a CDS encoding L-threonylcarbamoyladenylate synthase: protein MAIFRGTEENIKKAAKHLQKNNLVAFATETVYGLGANALSAEACEKIFKAKKRPKYDPLIVHIAEMYQVTDLVQEVPKVASDLAEAFWPGPITIVFKKTDLVPELITAGLDTVAIRMPAHPLALALLSEAKIPVAAPSANPFGYLSPTTAEHVDSQLGEEVDIILDGGECDWGIESTIVDCTSGEAIILRQGAISAEDIRRITGSVQYGKAVLERPLAPGQLASHYAPNTKLVILKKDENPGFAQSVKIGFLQMGKGTIEADEVEVLSEQDDDFKSIAHNLFSALHRLDSLGLDIIYVYELTGNDLAAAIMDRLLKAAAKRS from the coding sequence ATGGCGATTTTCCGAGGGACAGAGGAAAACATTAAAAAAGCTGCCAAGCATTTACAAAAAAATAATTTGGTGGCTTTTGCAACTGAGACGGTTTATGGTCTCGGTGCGAATGCTCTGTCTGCAGAAGCTTGTGAAAAGATTTTTAAAGCCAAGAAGCGGCCCAAATATGATCCGCTTATTGTTCATATTGCGGAGATGTACCAAGTCACTGACTTAGTTCAAGAAGTTCCCAAAGTGGCCTCGGATTTAGCCGAGGCTTTTTGGCCTGGTCCAATTACAATCGTTTTCAAAAAAACTGATTTAGTGCCTGAACTCATTACTGCTGGTTTAGATACGGTGGCAATCCGCATGCCTGCCCATCCTTTAGCATTAGCGTTATTAAGTGAAGCAAAAATTCCCGTGGCCGCTCCTAGTGCGAATCCCTTTGGCTACCTCTCCCCGACCACTGCGGAGCATGTGGATTCTCAGTTAGGTGAAGAAGTAGATATTATTTTAGATGGTGGTGAATGTGATTGGGGTATAGAGTCGACTATTGTGGATTGCACCAGTGGTGAAGCGATCATTTTACGTCAGGGTGCGATAAGTGCAGAGGACATCCGTCGCATCACCGGTTCAGTTCAGTACGGTAAAGCGGTTTTAGAAAGACCTCTCGCACCAGGGCAATTAGCGAGCCATTATGCCCCGAATACCAAATTAGTCATTTTAAAGAAGGATGAAAACCCTGGCTTTGCGCAATCAGTAAAAATCGGCTTTTTACAAATGGGGAAAGGGACTATTGAGGCGGATGAGGTTGAAGTCTTAAGTGAGCAGGACGATGATTTTAAATCTATTGCCCATAATCTCTTTTCGGCCCTGCATCGCCTAGATTCTCTAGGGCTCGACATTATTTACGTCTACGAACTCACCGGCAATGACCTCGCCGCCGCCATCATGGACCGCCTCCTCAAAGCCGCCGCCAAACGTTCCTGA
- the purE gene encoding 5-(carboxyamino)imidazole ribonucleotide mutase encodes MSKPVVGIIMGSDSDLPVMDAAREIMKEFGVPYEISIVSAHRTPDKLYKYSESAADRGLEVIIAGAGGAAHLPGMVAAISPLPIIGVPVRSSNLQGLDSLLSIVQMPGGVPVASVAINNAKNAGLLAVQILGGKFPEYREKMIAYKKGMDEMVLEKAAKMEAEDKA; translated from the coding sequence ATGTCGAAGCCAGTCGTTGGAATTATTATGGGTAGTGATTCAGATCTACCAGTTATGGATGCAGCACGCGAAATTATGAAAGAATTCGGCGTGCCTTACGAAATCTCTATTGTCTCTGCACATAGAACACCTGATAAGCTATATAAGTATTCAGAGTCAGCAGCCGACCGTGGCTTAGAAGTGATTATTGCTGGTGCCGGTGGTGCCGCTCACTTGCCAGGTATGGTGGCAGCTATTTCTCCGCTCCCAATCATCGGTGTCCCGGTGCGCAGTTCGAATCTTCAAGGTTTGGATTCTTTGCTCTCCATTGTGCAAATGCCCGGCGGAGTTCCAGTTGCGAGTGTTGCCATTAATAATGCTAAAAATGCAGGCCTGCTCGCGGTGCAAATACTCGGTGGGAAATTTCCTGAGTATCGTGAGAAAATGATTGCCTACAAAAAAGGCATGGATGAAATGGTTCTCGAAAAAGCGGCAAAAATGGAAGCTGAGGACAAAGCTTAA
- the purK gene encoding 5-(carboxyamino)imidazole ribonucleotide synthase, which translates to MKTIGIIGGGQLGRMMTQAAKKMGFHVIVLDPGENSPAGQVADSQIIGSWNDPESLKKIVEETDICTYDLEHVDTKVLIELADQGNKIHPDPRVLSVIQDKLLQKQCIAEAGISTPAFIELKDDADFATFGFPLVQKTRKGGYDGKGVLVMKDKTAMAEKLPGACMLEKMVDLEMELGVMVARGIDGDIVSYPVTEMTFDDRSNILDLCIVPARISPELEAKARDLAEKTIEALGGAGIFGVEMFVDKAGEIFVNEVAPRPHNSGHYTIEACVTSQYEQHIRAVAGLPLGSPDQTRPCVMYNLLGEPGYTGEPYLHGLEVCLHIPGVSLHMYGKAETRGFRKMGHVTVTSTVLEDALDKALIVKKNLKVISE; encoded by the coding sequence AAAGATGGGTTTTCACGTAATCGTGTTAGATCCAGGTGAGAATTCTCCTGCAGGACAAGTTGCAGATTCACAGATTATTGGTTCTTGGAATGATCCGGAAAGTTTAAAGAAAATTGTCGAAGAGACTGATATTTGTACTTATGATTTGGAACATGTCGATACCAAGGTCTTAATTGAGCTTGCTGATCAGGGCAATAAAATTCATCCCGATCCTCGTGTTTTGTCAGTGATTCAAGATAAGCTCTTACAAAAGCAGTGTATTGCAGAGGCAGGCATTAGTACCCCTGCCTTCATTGAATTAAAAGATGATGCGGACTTCGCCACTTTCGGTTTCCCCCTAGTACAGAAAACTCGTAAGGGTGGCTACGATGGCAAGGGCGTATTAGTGATGAAAGACAAAACGGCCATGGCAGAAAAATTGCCAGGAGCTTGCATGCTCGAAAAAATGGTAGATCTCGAGATGGAATTGGGAGTGATGGTCGCACGCGGGATTGATGGAGATATCGTCTCTTACCCCGTGACTGAAATGACTTTTGATGATCGCTCAAATATTCTCGATCTATGCATTGTCCCTGCAAGAATTTCCCCTGAACTCGAAGCGAAGGCACGTGATCTAGCGGAGAAAACTATTGAGGCACTGGGTGGTGCAGGTATTTTTGGCGTAGAAATGTTTGTGGACAAAGCAGGTGAGATTTTTGTTAATGAAGTCGCACCACGTCCTCATAACTCTGGGCATTATACTATCGAGGCTTGTGTGACGAGTCAGTATGAACAGCATATTCGCGCGGTAGCAGGCCTGCCCCTAGGCTCGCCGGATCAAACGCGTCCCTGTGTTATGTACAACCTTTTAGGTGAGCCAGGCTACACGGGTGAGCCATACCTCCATGGCCTTGAAGTTTGTCTCCACATCCCTGGAGTTTCATTGCATATGTATGGCAAAGCAGAGACCCGCGGTTTTCGCAAAATGGGTCACGTCACAGTGACTTCCACAGTTTTAGAAGATGCCTTAGATAAGGCTCTGATCGTTAAGAAAAATTTAAAAGTTATCTCGGAGTAA